Below is a genomic region from Pseudomonas svalbardensis.
GAGTGATTCGGGAACCCAATACACTGGCAAGGATTCCCAGGGGAACTATCGCTTCTGGCAAGACGGCAACGGGGTCATTTTCCAGAAGCCAGGTTCAGGGGCGATGAGTTGTACGGCTGAGCCGGTCAGCTGATTTCTCTGGGGCCCTCTCTCACGTACTCGGCGATTTATGCCACGGATACCCTTTCGCACTGAGTTCAAAGGCGTAATCGAACAAGCGCTTCATGTACTCGCCATCAAATCTGTGATTGCGAGAAATATCAAAGTCGGAGCCGATGTACGCCAGATTGAAGTCCGCCCCATCCTGCTGTGCAATTCGGTAAATTCGATCCAGATCGCTGATCCCCTGACTCTGGATCAATGCGCTGATGGCGCGACCGCCGATGCTCAAGGTGCGGCGCTTGGTTCCGGACCACTGCAACTCCAGTTTGCCGTTGCGAATGACATAGAAATGCCGTTCATCACGCAAACGCGCACCGGTCACACGGTTCAGCGCCATCACGGTGCCGGGTGGGTAAAGGAACACCTGAGTCAGGACGCCTCCGTCCACGTGCATTTCCTGAAACTGTTGGCCGTCAACCTCCACATCGATCATGACGGGTGAAACGGCGCCGGGAATACTCATCGACGCGATCATGATGTTGCGAAACAGGTCGAGCGCGCCCGGTGCCTGGCTGGAGGCAATAGCGCCCATGTTCCAGGTGACCGGGCGTCCAGAATCAAGGTCGGTGGTGCCGATCATCAGAAGACGTCCTTTGGCGTATTCCGACGCGATCGCCGCAAGCACCTCGGCAGTGATGTGCTGTGCAATGAGCCGCGACAGAGGCTTGCTGTGCGCGATACCGTCGCTGGCAAGACGGGTCAGCACATTGCGCGCATGGAAAATGTCTTTTGGACCGACTGCGTTGCAGATACCCCGAATGACACCGTCGTACTGGGGCCCCAGGTAGGCAAACGGGGCGACCAGGGCGCCAGCGCTAATGCCGGTGACGACTTTGAACACAGGTCGAGTCCCATGCAGGGTCCATCCCGCAATGATGCCCCCCGCGAATGTGCCTGCATCGCCGCCCCCCGAAACGGCCAACATGCTTGCCAGCGGCAGGGTGTCATTGGGCATCCCTGCGCTGGCGAGCGCCTCAGCCTCTCGAAGGTTGGCCTGACTCACATCCCGAATGAACGGCGTCAGATCCTGGTCCAGCCAGTAGCGAGCATCTGGAATGCCAGGGATGAGCGCTTTTTCCGTTAACGTTGGCGGCACCGCATCTCGGCGTTGCAGGCACGCTTGACGCAACATGTTCAGCGTTGAGGCGCTAGGTCTGAGCAGGAATGTTTTCACAACGCCGCCTCCGGCCCCTGCAATCGACAAAGAACGCGCTCAATGTAACGGCAAGACGCCTTGCCG
It encodes:
- a CDS encoding patatin-like phospholipase family protein — protein: MKTFLLRPSASTLNMLRQACLQRRDAVPPTLTEKALIPGIPDARYWLDQDLTPFIRDVSQANLREAEALASAGMPNDTLPLASMLAVSGGGDAGTFAGGIIAGWTLHGTRPVFKVVTGISAGALVAPFAYLGPQYDGVIRGICNAVGPKDIFHARNVLTRLASDGIAHSKPLSRLIAQHITAEVLAAIASEYAKGRLLMIGTTDLDSGRPVTWNMGAIASSQAPGALDLFRNIMIASMSIPGAVSPVMIDVEVDGQQFQEMHVDGGVLTQVFLYPPGTVMALNRVTGARLRDERHFYVIRNGKLELQWSGTKRRTLSIGGRAISALIQSQGISDLDRIYRIAQQDGADFNLAYIGSDFDISRNHRFDGEYMKRLFDYAFELSAKGYPWHKSPST